GGATCCGGAACAGCTCATCGGAACGGCGCGTCCGTGTTTTGTGAAAAACGTCACCTCAAATTCATGGAGCGATCCACCTTCAATCAGTCCCGTCATCATGTTGAAAAGGTCTTCGCTTCCCAGAAGTTCCGCGAAGTTCTTCCTTAAAAGTTCACGAGGCGTGTATCCCAAAAGGTCGATTGCAGCCTTATTCACTTTCTTGATTTTTCCATTGGGATGCACGATCAGTAGACAGTCGACAAGACTTTCAAGAATGGAATCCAAAAAACGTGGTGGCGAAATGGACCTTTTTGGGGTTCCTTTTCTGGTAAGTTTTCCCAAGCCGGCAACTCCGAGTATCCTTGAATTATATTCGAAGTTAGCATCACCGCAGAGGCGCTGAGACACAGAGAACAGAATAGTTTTTTCCCCTATCTCTGCGTCTCTGCGGTGCTGCTTCGCAAGGCGTTATACTAATGAATTAGCAAATGGAACCAAAACTTGTGGCTTTGACCGGCCCTTTAAAAGGGGAAACATTCCCAGCCGTTGACAAGATGACAATAGGACGGGACGCCTCGAACACCGTGCACATCAGCGATGTTGCGGTTTCGCGACAGCATTGCGTGGTCAATCAGGGCAAACTTTTCGATCTGGATAGCCTCAATGGAACGTTCGTAAATGGAGTTCCAATTAAAGAAAGAATCCTGCAACACGGTGACCGGATCGACGTTGGCAGCTCTCAATTCCTGTTTCTTGTGAACGGTGAAGCAGCTCAGGATTCCGTCGAATTGCTTTTAGGGGAAGAGAAACTCGCACCGTCCACCATTTTTTTGAAGAAGGAGGAATTTGAATCTCACGCGCTGTGGAAATTCAGCTCTGAAATTCACCTTCTTCGTAAAACAAGCGATGTGCAGCGCAGATTTATGGAACTGGTATTTGAAGCAATTCCGGCGCAAAGAGGAGCGATCCTGTTTGCGGAAAAATCGGTGGAAGACTACTCTTCGATTTTCGCATGGGACAAGACTTCGGAACATCGTTCGAAGGTCCGGATCAGCCGCACAATCGGCAATCTTGTTTTGAGCAAAGGCGAATCGGTTCTTTCGAACGATGTACTTCAAAGCTTTGCTGAGGCCAAGAGCCTGGCTGATTCGGGGGCGCGATCGGTCCTTGCTGCGCCTCTGTCATTGCGCGAGAGCGTGCAAGGGTTGGTCTATCTGGAGGCTCCTGTAACACCAGCTTTCACTGAAGAACATTTGCGATTGCTTTCCGCCATGGCGGCCATTGCTTCCATCGCCTTTGAAAACCTGCAACATGTCGAGTGGCTGGTGGAGGAAAACCGGAAGCTGCGGAACGAGGAAGAAGGATCCCATGGAATCCTGGGGGAGAGTCCGAAGATTCAGGGCGTCCTTCAGTTCATCAACAAAGTGGGACCAACCGACTCCACTGTGTTAATTCTAGGAGAAAGCGGCACGGGCAAAGAGCTCGTCGCCCGCGCGCTTCATGAGAAGAGTCCGCGCGCAAACAAGCCTTTTGTAGCGATCAATTGCGCAGCGCTTACAGAGCCATTACTTGAAAGTGAATTATTTGGTCACGAAAAAGGCGCATTCACAGGCGCCATTGCTCAAAAGAAAGGAAAATTCGAAGTGGCGGACGGTGGAACTCTGTTTCTGGATGAAGTATCGGAGTTGACTCCCCCGCTGCAGGCGAAACTACTTCGCGTCCTTCAGGAACGGCAACTTGAGCGGGTTGGCGGCACGCAGCCGATTCGAGTGAACATTCGTGTTCTCGCGGCAACCAATAAAGATCTGAAAGACGCGATTCAGGAAGGAAAATTCCGTGACGACCTCTACTACCGATTGAATGTACTTTCGATTCAACTCCCGGCTCTACGAGAACGCGCGGCGGACATCCCTTTGCTCGCAACCTATTTTGCTTCACAATTCGGACTCAAATTTCAGAAAAGAATCATTGGGATTTCGCCTGAAGCGCGCGCTCGCCTCATGAATTACGATTGGCCTGGAAACGTTCGCGAGCTTCAGAATGCAATTGAACATGCCGTGGTGCTGGGAAATGCCGACCACATCCTTCCGGAAGACCTGCCTGAATCGTTACTCGAATCCAAAAGCGCGGGAGATCTTTCCCGCTATCATGAAGGTGTTCAAGAAATCAAAAAGAAGCTCATTCTACAA
This genomic stretch from bacterium harbors:
- a CDS encoding sigma 54-interacting transcriptional regulator, with protein sequence MEPKLVALTGPLKGETFPAVDKMTIGRDASNTVHISDVAVSRQHCVVNQGKLFDLDSLNGTFVNGVPIKERILQHGDRIDVGSSQFLFLVNGEAAQDSVELLLGEEKLAPSTIFLKKEEFESHALWKFSSEIHLLRKTSDVQRRFMELVFEAIPAQRGAILFAEKSVEDYSSIFAWDKTSEHRSKVRISRTIGNLVLSKGESVLSNDVLQSFAEAKSLADSGARSVLAAPLSLRESVQGLVYLEAPVTPAFTEEHLRLLSAMAAIASIAFENLQHVEWLVEENRKLRNEEEGSHGILGESPKIQGVLQFINKVGPTDSTVLILGESGTGKELVARALHEKSPRANKPFVAINCAALTEPLLESELFGHEKGAFTGAIAQKKGKFEVADGGTLFLDEVSELTPPLQAKLLRVLQERQLERVGGTQPIRVNIRVLAATNKDLKDAIQEGKFRDDLYYRLNVLSIQLPALRERAADIPLLATYFASQFGLKFQKRIIGISPEARARLMNYDWPGNVRELQNAIEHAVVLGNADHILPEDLPESLLESKSAGDLSRYHEGVQEIKKKLILQAMENAQGNFTEAAKLLGVHPNYLHRLIRNLDLRHLIKKV